In the Candidatus Nezhaarchaeota archaeon genome, one interval contains:
- the aspS gene encoding aspartate--tRNA(Asn) ligase produces the protein MWPFRTHLASQLSRELEGREVKLAGWVHEVRDLGKVKFLLVRDRSGVVQVILKEGETPPPLLAQVKDLTRESVVAVKGVVKRSPKSKSGVEVVLSSLEVLNPAITPLPLDPRGHTPAELPTKLDARFVDLRRPEEQAVFIIYHHLLQITREFFSAKDFIEVMTPRILATATEGGAALFTVDYFGSKAFLAQSPQLYKEQLVGSFERVFEIGIFFRAEEFSTVHHLNEFPSLDVEAAFADEEEVMSLLEEYLAYLFLRLNERCPNELKRLRDSLLPELSRPFLRVGYDDALEILAEHGIKLSWGEDLPTTALKVLGEEFRGPYFIVDWPTSLKPFYIKPRDDDPSRSHSFDLMYGWLEIASGGRRIHRREELEQRIKQQGLSIESFKHHLKCYDYGMPPHAGWGLGLARLLMIITARKNIREVVLYPRDRWRITP, from the coding sequence ATGTGGCCTTTTAGGACACACCTCGCTTCTCAGCTAAGTCGAGAGCTAGAGGGGCGGGAGGTTAAGCTAGCTGGGTGGGTTCATGAAGTTAGGGACTTAGGTAAAGTGAAGTTTCTCCTTGTTAGAGACCGATCTGGAGTAGTTCAAGTAATCCTTAAGGAAGGAGAGACCCCTCCACCCCTCTTGGCTCAGGTCAAGGACTTAACTAGGGAGAGCGTAGTAGCGGTTAAAGGCGTAGTTAAGCGAAGCCCTAAGTCAAAGAGCGGTGTAGAAGTTGTGCTAAGCTCTCTTGAAGTTTTAAACCCCGCCATAACCCCCCTGCCCCTAGATCCAAGAGGCCACACTCCAGCTGAGCTTCCGACAAAGTTAGATGCGCGCTTCGTAGACCTAAGGAGGCCTGAAGAACAGGCCGTCTTCATTATATATCACCACCTCCTTCAAATAACTAGGGAGTTCTTCTCTGCCAAGGACTTCATCGAGGTCATGACCCCAAGAATTCTAGCTACCGCTACAGAAGGGGGAGCAGCGCTCTTTACTGTTGACTACTTCGGATCTAAGGCTTTTCTAGCACAAAGCCCTCAACTTTACAAGGAGCAACTCGTAGGGTCCTTTGAGAGGGTCTTTGAGATAGGGATATTCTTTAGGGCTGAGGAGTTTAGCACCGTACATCACTTAAACGAGTTTCCATCACTCGACGTCGAGGCTGCCTTTGCTGATGAGGAGGAGGTTATGAGCCTCCTCGAGGAGTACTTAGCATACCTGTTTCTCAGGCTCAATGAGCGCTGTCCTAATGAATTGAAGAGGCTTCGTGACTCCCTCCTACCCGAGCTGTCTAGGCCTTTTCTTAGGGTTGGCTATGATGACGCGCTGGAGATTCTTGCTGAGCATGGTATTAAACTTAGCTGGGGCGAGGACCTTCCAACAACTGCGCTTAAAGTTCTCGGCGAGGAGTTTAGGGGGCCTTACTTCATAGTCGACTGGCCGACTAGCCTTAAGCCTTTCTACATTAAGCCTCGAGACGACGACCCCTCTAGATCGCACAGCTTCGACCTAATGTACGGGTGGCTAGAAATAGCCTCAGGAGGAAGAAGAATACATAGGAGAGAAGAACTAGAACAAAGAATAAAGCAGCAAGGGCTAAGCATAGAAAGCTTCAAACACCACCTAAAATGCTACGACTACGGCATGCCACCACACGCAGGATGGGGACTAGGACTAGCAAGACTACTAATGATAATAACAGCAAGAAAAAACATAAGAGAAGTAGTACTATACCCAAGAGACAGATGGAGAATAACACCATAG
- a CDS encoding Lsm family RNA-binding protein → MSIVSDAARKFVMELSSLMGRNVEVRTTQGRVYEGKLVAYDHTNLNLCLANAKDPEGRSLSRVFIAGGVVTEIIRKEEPFDLKGLAEALEKVFPKMVTFHEEANVITIMDRVRITEQGVVEGAGPIAERAKKVFEEFVSSKKASQPYAP, encoded by the coding sequence TTGTCGATCGTAAGTGATGCCGCTAGGAAGTTTGTTATGGAGCTCTCCTCGTTAATGGGGAGGAACGTTGAGGTAAGAACGACCCAGGGAAGGGTTTATGAGGGGAAGCTAGTAGCCTATGACCATACAAACCTAAACCTATGCCTAGCTAACGCAAAAGACCCAGAGGGCAGGTCTCTGTCTAGAGTCTTCATTGCCGGGGGGGTTGTGACGGAGATAATTAGGAAGGAAGAGCCGTTCGACTTGAAGGGCCTAGCCGAGGCTCTAGAGAAAGTCTTTCCTAAAATGGTCACTTTCCATGAGGAGGCTAACGTAATAACCATCATGGATAGAGTCAGAATAACTGAGCAAGGAGTTGTTGAGGGCGCTGGCCCTATTGCGGAGAGGGCTAAGAAGGTTTTTGAAGAGTTCGTCAGCTCAAAGAAGGCGTCGCAGCCTTACGCTCCTTGA
- the tgtA gene encoding tRNA guanosine(15) transglycosylase TgtA, producing MFEVKHYDLLGRVGRLHTHRNKLETPTLLPVVNPLRQVIPPRDLHEMGFEAITTNAYLLMKNLKERVEVEGLHKSLGFNGVIMTDSGAYQLLVYGKIDASPDEIVDFQVKIGSDIAVILDVPTGHPATRSRAEFTVEETLRRARRLFELERGRALWVGPVQGGAWLDLVSLCAREMANLPFDLYALGSPTKIMEQYMFDKLIDMILAAKLYLPHGKPLHLFGAGHPMMFSLAVGLGCDTFDSASYALYARQGRYMVETGTLRIEDLDHLPCSCPVCCKLTAEELRKMPKHEVEGALAKHNLYVCLAELKRVKQAIKEGRLWDLIEIRSGCHPSMTLALRKLKGLVSILEKGTPISKPRGIFFSSALSTYRPEVYRFRKRVVERYSFNKPVLLLLPPPPTTPFSRSRVIKSLLKQLFLLLDHDLGLINLCIYATPLGIVPLELDETYPASQHVSIKGLEEEVEEVSAMQVANIIGRGGFEVVIYLHYPPLKGVIYSSALRACLKKGVVFKAITPTASPWSLASVEEVASLIKAFLKERKAATPSLS from the coding sequence TTGTTTGAGGTAAAACACTATGACTTGCTGGGTAGGGTGGGGAGGCTTCACACCCATCGAAATAAGCTTGAGACCCCTACCCTTCTCCCAGTGGTAAATCCATTAAGGCAGGTGATTCCTCCGCGCGACCTCCATGAGATGGGTTTTGAAGCTATTACTACCAATGCCTACTTGCTAATGAAGAACTTAAAGGAGAGGGTGGAGGTTGAGGGCCTCCATAAGTCCCTTGGCTTTAACGGAGTAATTATGACTGATTCAGGCGCCTACCAGCTTTTAGTCTATGGCAAAATAGACGCATCCCCCGACGAGATCGTAGACTTCCAGGTGAAGATAGGCTCGGACATAGCGGTTATACTAGACGTACCCACTGGCCACCCTGCTACGAGAAGTAGAGCTGAGTTTACTGTAGAGGAGACCTTGAGGAGGGCTAGGAGGCTCTTTGAGCTAGAGAGAGGTAGGGCTCTCTGGGTGGGCCCTGTTCAAGGGGGGGCGTGGCTCGATCTAGTTAGCCTATGCGCCCGTGAAATGGCTAACCTCCCCTTCGACCTCTACGCCCTCGGCAGCCCCACTAAAATAATGGAGCAGTACATGTTTGACAAGCTCATTGATATGATACTAGCGGCTAAGCTTTACCTACCTCATGGGAAACCGCTTCACCTCTTTGGGGCGGGCCATCCTATGATGTTCTCACTGGCTGTGGGGTTGGGCTGTGATACCTTCGACTCGGCTTCGTATGCGCTCTATGCTCGCCAGGGGAGGTACATGGTTGAGACTGGTACTTTACGCATCGAGGACCTCGATCACCTTCCATGCAGCTGCCCTGTTTGTTGTAAATTAACCGCTGAGGAGCTACGTAAAATGCCTAAGCATGAGGTTGAAGGAGCGCTAGCTAAGCACAACCTCTACGTCTGCCTAGCCGAGTTAAAGAGAGTGAAGCAGGCGATTAAGGAGGGTAGGCTATGGGACCTCATAGAGATTAGGAGTGGCTGTCACCCATCAATGACACTTGCCCTACGAAAGCTAAAGGGCTTGGTCTCTATCTTGGAGAAAGGTACTCCTATATCTAAGCCTAGGGGGATCTTCTTTTCTAGTGCCCTATCTACCTATAGGCCGGAGGTCTATAGGTTTAGGAAGAGGGTCGTGGAGAGATACTCATTTAATAAGCCGGTACTCCTCCTCCTCCCTCCTCCTCCAACGACGCCTTTCTCTAGGTCGAGGGTTATTAAGAGCTTATTAAAGCAGCTCTTTCTGCTTCTTGACCACGACCTAGGTCTAATTAACCTTTGTATATACGCCACCCCCCTGGGCATTGTACCCCTGGAGCTGGATGAGACTTACCCTGCGTCTCAACACGTCTCTATTAAGGGACTGGAGGAAGAGGTAGAGGAGGTCTCAGCTATGCAGGTGGCTAACATAATCGGTAGGGGGGGGTTCGAGGTAGTTATTTACCTACACTACCCCCCTCTCAAGGGGGTCATCTACTCTTCAGCATTAAGGGCCTGCCTTAAGAAAGGGGTGGTTTTTAAGGCTATTACGCCTACAGCCTCTCCCTGGTCCCTGGCCTCTGTTGAAGAGGTGGCCTCGCTAATCAAGGCCTTCCTCAAGGAGCGTAAGGCTGCGACGCCTTCTTTGAGCTGA
- a CDS encoding PAC2 family protein — protein MKTTVALKAKFRDKRWRIFFAGFQGIGFVGYIAIKHLVTKLKAEPVGVIETSALPPFVWMENGRLISPLQLYGFNDLLFLVTETLPPIRDQYGLFRTIADWVTDSKLEEAILIGGLDQRFRVDASKARCAATEAYIRRGGLGLPLIERGLLITGPLALMLHRFEVRDFPALAILPYAIAERPDPLAAAASIDIVNKIYGLSVDYSELVKDAERIEQEVRELLEKRAVERGRETQAYI, from the coding sequence TTGAAGACTACAGTGGCTTTGAAGGCTAAGTTTAGGGATAAGAGGTGGAGGATCTTCTTTGCTGGGTTTCAGGGAATAGGCTTTGTCGGCTACATTGCCATTAAGCACTTAGTCACAAAGCTTAAGGCTGAGCCTGTTGGTGTTATTGAGACTTCGGCGCTACCACCCTTTGTGTGGATGGAGAACGGCAGGTTAATTTCCCCCCTTCAACTCTACGGCTTTAACGACCTCCTTTTCTTAGTGACTGAGACCTTACCGCCTATTCGTGACCAGTATGGTTTGTTTAGGACCATTGCCGATTGGGTCACGGACTCTAAGTTAGAGGAAGCAATATTGATAGGGGGGCTAGATCAGCGCTTTAGGGTAGACGCTTCTAAAGCTAGGTGCGCTGCTACTGAGGCGTATATTCGTAGAGGTGGCTTGGGTCTTCCTTTAATTGAGCGAGGGCTACTGATAACCGGCCCCCTCGCTTTAATGCTACACCGCTTTGAGGTCAGGGACTTCCCGGCCCTAGCTATACTTCCTTACGCAATAGCTGAACGCCCAGACCCTTTAGCAGCAGCGGCTTCAATAGACATAGTAAACAAGATCTATGGATTAAGCGTGGATTACTCGGAGCTAGTTAAGGACGCTGAGCGCATAGAGCAAGAAGTAAGAGAACTTCTTGAGAAAAGGGCAGTAGAGCGTGGAAGGGAGACTCAAGCATACATATAG
- a CDS encoding MBL fold metallo-hydrolase: MAEREVKVAFQGGGREVGRSAIWIRGSGGSFLLDYGVSLEGYEPQFPLHVPPRDIDAVVLTHAHLDHAGAVPLLYVSLAKPLYASQLTAETLELLLRDFMKLSSYYIPYERIDVEKMFRYVHAVKPGDQAKVKEAWISFYSAGHIPGSLQVLIEMNGKKILYTGDVNTTESKLLKSADLVDEDLDAVIIEATYAGINHPERVGLEKELVRSAIDTLENGGKVLIPAFSVGRAQEMLCVLASHNVELPIFLDGMARTVSQVFLNYPQFFKDYDLLKRALSNVHWVKGERDRKRALRKPSVIVTPAGMLKGGPAVEYVKRLMSDPKNSIYLVSYQIQGTPGRTLLETGKFDLGGEARRVEATVKWFDFSSHAGDDGLWGILRRLNGSPKVFVVHGESKACVELAERVERELGLEAHAPKVGEAYYL; encoded by the coding sequence ATGGCGGAGAGAGAGGTAAAGGTAGCCTTCCAAGGAGGGGGCAGAGAGGTAGGCCGGTCGGCCATCTGGATTAGAGGCAGTGGAGGCTCCTTCCTCCTAGACTATGGAGTGAGCTTAGAGGGCTATGAGCCCCAGTTTCCACTCCACGTCCCACCTCGCGATATAGACGCAGTCGTACTGACTCACGCACACCTTGACCACGCTGGCGCTGTACCGCTACTCTACGTCAGCCTAGCTAAGCCCCTCTACGCTTCCCAGCTAACCGCAGAAACCCTGGAGTTACTACTAAGAGACTTCATGAAGCTCTCAAGCTACTACATCCCATACGAGAGGATCGACGTAGAGAAGATGTTTAGGTATGTACACGCCGTTAAGCCTGGTGACCAGGCTAAGGTTAAAGAGGCTTGGATCAGCTTCTATAGCGCAGGTCACATACCAGGAAGCTTGCAAGTACTCATTGAGATGAACGGAAAGAAAATACTGTACACAGGTGATGTAAATACTACCGAGTCTAAGCTACTTAAGTCAGCGGACCTGGTAGATGAAGATCTCGATGCGGTGATAATCGAGGCTACGTACGCGGGGATAAACCATCCTGAGCGAGTAGGGCTTGAGAAAGAGCTCGTACGCTCAGCCATAGATACGCTGGAGAACGGAGGAAAGGTGCTCATCCCAGCCTTCTCAGTCGGTAGAGCTCAGGAAATGCTCTGTGTACTAGCCTCTCACAACGTTGAGTTGCCCATCTTCTTAGACGGCATGGCTAGGACGGTCAGTCAAGTGTTCCTCAACTACCCTCAGTTCTTCAAGGACTATGATCTCTTAAAGAGGGCTCTCAGCAACGTCCACTGGGTGAAGGGGGAGAGGGATCGTAAGAGGGCTTTGAGAAAGCCCAGCGTCATAGTCACGCCCGCAGGGATGTTGAAAGGAGGGCCCGCTGTAGAGTACGTGAAGAGGTTAATGAGCGACCCAAAGAACTCCATCTACCTTGTAAGTTACCAAATACAGGGCACGCCAGGTCGAACTCTACTCGAGACAGGGAAGTTCGATCTTGGAGGAGAGGCGAGGAGAGTGGAGGCGACGGTGAAGTGGTTTGACTTCTCTTCGCACGCAGGAGACGATGGCCTATGGGGGATACTAAGAAGGTTAAACGGGAGCCCGAAGGTATTCGTCGTCCACGGTGAAAGCAAGGCCTGCGTAGAGCTAGCTGAGAGAGTCGAGAGGGAGCTGGGACTAGAGGCCCACGCCCCTAAGGTGGGGGAGGCCTATTATCTATGA
- a CDS encoding 50S ribosomal protein L40e, whose translation MPITDPEKLQLAQKKLLNYKICRKCGAKNPPAAEKCRRCRGRNLRWKRRAIKR comes from the coding sequence ATGCCAATAACGGACCCCGAAAAGCTGCAGCTTGCGCAAAAAAAGCTTCTCAACTATAAAATATGTAGGAAGTGTGGAGCTAAGAACCCGCCAGCGGCAGAGAAGTGCCGTAGGTGTAGAGGTAGAAATTTGAGGTGGAAGCGCAGGGCCATTAAGCGTTAG
- a CDS encoding Lrp/AsnC family transcriptional regulator translates to MKRETSITRRQQEILYKLYLMSQAMKVYTVNRPQSLLAKELGITRQALSMHLHRLREEGFIRTGRGFVELTSKALELLGVKKEDSFIFVRVEPRLREQVYASVLKMPVKQVYRVTGDVDLILVLEQSALAEVLRDLSKMTGVTHTSSHVVIEVIKE, encoded by the coding sequence TTGAAGAGAGAAACCAGCATAACTCGCCGCCAGCAAGAAATATTGTACAAGCTATACTTAATGAGCCAAGCCATGAAAGTATACACTGTAAATAGGCCCCAGAGCCTCCTCGCAAAGGAGCTGGGGATAACTAGACAAGCCCTAAGTATGCACTTACATAGGCTACGTGAGGAAGGGTTTATTAGGACTGGGAGAGGCTTCGTAGAACTAACTTCGAAAGCCCTCGAGCTCCTCGGAGTTAAGAAGGAGGACTCTTTCATTTTTGTTAGAGTAGAGCCTAGGCTGAGGGAGCAAGTCTATGCTAGCGTACTAAAGATGCCAGTTAAGCAAGTATATAGAGTGACTGGCGATGTAGACCTTATATTAGTTCTTGAGCAAAGTGCACTGGCAGAAGTTTTGAGGGACCTCTCTAAGATGACTGGCGTTACGCACACTTCGTCACACGTCGTTATTGAGGTTATCAAGGAGTAG
- the albA gene encoding DNA-binding protein Alba, translating to MGEVKESRVIVGNKPVMSYVLACLTLFHQGARKVVLRARGKAISRAVDVALLVLSRFTTDAEIEKVEIETERLTLEDGRPVEKNAIVITLVKKAC from the coding sequence TTGGGTGAAGTTAAAGAAAGTAGGGTAATCGTCGGGAATAAGCCGGTGATGAGCTACGTGCTTGCCTGCCTAACGCTCTTCCACCAGGGAGCTAGGAAGGTGGTATTGAGGGCTAGGGGTAAGGCCATTAGCAGGGCGGTCGATGTAGCGCTCTTAGTGCTAAGTAGGTTCACGACCGATGCTGAGATAGAGAAAGTGGAGATAGAGACAGAGAGACTAACACTGGAGGACGGAAGGCCTGTGGAGAAGAATGCTATAGTAATAACGCTAGTGAAAAAGGCTTGTTAA
- a CDS encoding ATPase, T2SS/T4P/T4SS family, whose protein sequence is MEKCEVSCRSTLAARSKHLLLKCPIELGGDLANSEYCRGRVVFLLSRRGAEGIVVASAGLKRTYVGEPLELLREYAEAISGAKWRVLDEGLLRSCSRSPSCFEARRRFLQVLFSLRPPLGKIYGDPLGALLCIRAELSKISAIERQARDCDVCLSNYKDTLMKLEKALKRTKLYKSLEKAYKEVKVVEAAYARVLKASRIEALPCRDKSGEEIEAGELLDSYEVPPFQIRIMYLNPVERLYVPSTILKTWERSLLSEVVRRARAASSYVYGLIDRRLSILMGLKRKEVKGLLKQLWAEGGEELEYSSLVDVATYKLLGLQKIAPFLLDEQVEEFFLDKPSTYVYLIHTRWGRCRSSIRLGESDVERIITHLKIESGKSLDYENPSLKCEIITEQFHVRASVDIPPLSSDGASLDFRKLRKKLWTLPELVDNRTLSSELAAYLIFCLFRRRNLTIVGEPNTGKTTLANALDLCTPPHWRKIYVEDVVESIPQRDLGKHQVRLRVTPLESTPLRTSKSLEVLKLLHRSPDFVILSEIQTPEHTKALFQALGAGLRGIQTCHASTIEGLLRRWVLHHGIHPTNILDLDALVLMKTVCQEGRELRRVVKVCEIAAAEGGYKVIEVFSWSPRAELFRAVDLYEAPTVMKVREFENLSRTKFTEELLEYQKAIEELATSKAGIREVASRFTQLFYRYVA, encoded by the coding sequence ATGGAGAAGTGCGAAGTTTCATGTAGATCTACTCTAGCCGCCAGATCCAAGCATCTGCTCTTAAAGTGCCCCATAGAGCTAGGCGGCGACTTAGCAAACAGCGAGTACTGCCGTGGGAGGGTGGTGTTCCTCTTATCGAGGAGGGGCGCTGAGGGGATAGTTGTTGCATCAGCGGGGCTAAAGAGGACATATGTAGGTGAGCCGCTAGAGCTTCTGCGAGAGTACGCTGAAGCTATATCTGGAGCAAAATGGCGAGTGTTGGATGAGGGGCTGCTTCGGTCATGTAGCAGGTCTCCAAGCTGCTTTGAAGCTAGAAGGCGTTTTCTCCAAGTACTTTTCTCTCTTCGCCCCCCCTTGGGAAAGATTTACGGAGACCCCCTTGGGGCCCTACTTTGCATTAGAGCAGAGCTAAGCAAAATTTCAGCTATCGAAAGGCAGGCACGGGACTGTGACGTGTGTCTAAGCAACTATAAGGATACCTTAATGAAGCTTGAGAAGGCCTTAAAGAGAACAAAGCTGTATAAATCCTTAGAGAAGGCCTATAAAGAAGTTAAAGTAGTAGAGGCTGCATACGCTAGGGTCTTAAAGGCCTCGAGGATTGAGGCACTTCCGTGTAGGGATAAAAGCGGGGAGGAAATAGAGGCAGGTGAGCTGCTAGACAGCTATGAAGTCCCCCCGTTCCAGATACGAATAATGTACCTAAACCCGGTCGAGCGGCTCTATGTCCCATCGACCATCTTAAAGACTTGGGAGCGCAGCTTACTTAGCGAAGTAGTCAGAAGGGCAAGGGCTGCTTCAAGCTACGTATATGGTCTAATAGACCGCCGTCTATCCATCCTCATGGGGCTCAAGCGCAAGGAAGTAAAGGGCTTGCTTAAACAACTATGGGCTGAGGGAGGCGAAGAGCTGGAATACAGTAGCTTAGTTGATGTAGCTACTTATAAGCTGCTAGGTTTGCAGAAAATAGCGCCTTTCCTCTTAGATGAGCAGGTTGAAGAATTCTTCTTAGATAAGCCGTCCACCTATGTATACTTAATCCATACGAGGTGGGGGAGGTGTAGATCGAGCATTAGGCTAGGGGAGAGCGACGTTGAGAGGATCATAACGCACCTGAAGATAGAGAGTGGTAAGAGCCTAGATTACGAAAACCCCTCGCTGAAGTGTGAAATAATAACCGAGCAGTTTCACGTAAGAGCATCCGTGGACATACCTCCTCTCTCATCCGATGGAGCATCACTAGACTTTAGGAAGCTTAGAAAGAAGCTGTGGACTCTACCAGAGCTTGTCGATAATAGAACCCTTAGCTCGGAGCTCGCTGCCTACTTAATCTTTTGCTTATTCAGGAGGAGGAACTTGACAATCGTAGGAGAGCCAAACACAGGAAAAACCACGCTTGCGAACGCCCTGGACCTATGTACACCACCTCACTGGAGGAAGATCTATGTAGAGGACGTAGTTGAGAGCATTCCTCAAAGGGACCTTGGGAAGCATCAAGTACGGCTAAGGGTTACTCCACTTGAAAGTACTCCTCTGCGTACTTCTAAGAGCCTAGAAGTGCTTAAATTACTGCACAGGTCACCGGACTTCGTAATACTATCTGAGATACAAACGCCTGAACACACAAAGGCATTATTTCAAGCGTTAGGAGCAGGGCTTAGAGGCATACAGACGTGTCACGCCTCTACTATAGAAGGCCTACTGAGGAGGTGGGTACTACACCACGGGATACATCCAACAAACATCCTAGACCTAGACGCCCTAGTCTTAATGAAGACCGTTTGTCAAGAGGGAAGAGAGCTGCGGAGGGTCGTTAAGGTATGTGAAATAGCCGCAGCTGAAGGAGGGTACAAAGTCATCGAGGTGTTCTCATGGTCCCCTCGGGCGGAGTTATTTAGAGCAGTGGACCTTTATGAGGCCCCGACAGTAATGAAGGTAAGGGAGTTTGAGAATTTATCGAGGACAAAGTTCACCGAGGAGCTACTGGAGTATCAAAAAGCTATTGAGGAGCTAGCGACTTCAAAGGCAGGTATTAGAGAAGTAGCCAGTAGGTTTACTCAGCTTTTCTATAGGTATGTAGCCTAG
- a CDS encoding type II secretion system F family protein, whose translation MGPWGDEVDSAAALFSLLTTLCLLTAAKQITPSTTLLAVLIAITLPSQYVLFKKLHVRRAAVSSKAAKELEEVLRNLANKLSLGVALEVAVQEVAQCHRGSLKPMLTKVAKRIAAGHSVEKALESTLNKQQELVEVKRLLLIISKLSKYNNVKAGAVIRQVAELMERNRVVKERLISTFRREELKVRLLSAIYPMVLAALYQLARVMAAMGFLRASETVALNLSLATLSVATPFYATLIVMGEKPLRKALVSLFIYAVLHVALAALPF comes from the coding sequence GTGGGCCCATGGGGGGATGAGGTGGACTCAGCGGCTGCTCTATTTAGCCTCCTAACAACACTCTGTCTCTTAACAGCGGCCAAGCAAATAACTCCATCTACCACGCTCCTAGCAGTACTTATAGCAATAACCTTGCCCTCCCAGTACGTACTGTTCAAGAAGCTACACGTAAGGAGAGCCGCAGTAAGTAGTAAGGCGGCTAAAGAGCTAGAAGAAGTACTACGCAATCTAGCTAACAAGCTAAGTTTAGGGGTAGCTCTTGAAGTAGCTGTGCAAGAAGTGGCTCAATGTCACCGTGGATCCTTAAAGCCTATGCTAACTAAAGTAGCTAAGAGAATAGCGGCTGGACATAGCGTTGAGAAGGCTCTAGAAAGTACTTTAAACAAGCAACAAGAGCTAGTAGAGGTTAAGCGGTTGCTCTTAATTATTTCAAAGCTCTCCAAGTACAACAACGTTAAGGCAGGGGCGGTGATAAGGCAGGTAGCTGAGCTAATGGAGAGAAACAGAGTAGTGAAGGAGAGGCTAATCTCTACCTTTAGACGTGAGGAGCTTAAAGTAAGGTTGCTATCAGCAATATATCCCATGGTGTTAGCTGCGCTCTATCAATTAGCGCGGGTAATGGCGGCAATGGGGTTCTTGAGGGCAAGCGAAACGGTGGCGCTTAACCTCTCATTGGCCACTTTGTCAGTGGCTACCCCGTTCTACGCGACCCTCATAGTAATGGGCGAAAAGCCCTTAAGGAAAGCCTTAGTCTCACTATTCATATATGCCGTATTACATGTAGCACTAGCAGCACTACCCTTCTAG
- a CDS encoding ATP-binding protein, producing the protein MWFKEASFISYLPPTLIKLGDGHSSHHVFVFGMTGSGKTNSVKRIVGSRWIRRPVLVLDWAGEYGDLGFEEVRPEQVSMEGLRPIDVVDAFSSAYQLTRPQEAFLLRCLKGSSKIKEVAERIEEYPVKSSSEVEIKEALLRRLEILRSLNIFEGKVGVKELLLTKARLNLSELPYEARRLAVNIILRLVYNVAPEAGGGILVIEEAENVIPARRFEAPPSSGEIILNELRKWNFSIIAVAQLPSQVSIDSFRNCEYILIHRVRLTPLETSWLGLSEEEAHKLARLRTGELLLIQRGRKKWLRVPTHRARGRIENYEEARRPNRSIHANEVSIEVLEGGVEVLRGKLEALEEEVKDVKSLILLLPSLSISREEGLIIIRERGRLEESEVSLVKRALKWLGGIEEVVVEGRRCWFIRRDRT; encoded by the coding sequence TTGTGGTTTAAGGAAGCTTCATTCATTTCATACCTACCTCCGACCTTAATTAAGCTAGGCGACGGTCATTCCTCTCATCACGTCTTCGTCTTCGGCATGACCGGTAGCGGTAAAACAAACAGTGTGAAGAGGATCGTGGGCAGCCGATGGATACGTAGACCTGTCTTAGTACTAGACTGGGCTGGAGAATATGGAGACCTAGGCTTCGAGGAAGTAAGGCCTGAACAAGTATCCATGGAGGGGCTTAGGCCAATAGATGTAGTTGATGCCTTTAGCTCTGCCTATCAGCTAACGAGGCCTCAAGAGGCCTTTCTTCTACGCTGTCTCAAGGGCTCGAGTAAAATTAAGGAGGTTGCCGAGAGAATCGAAGAATATCCCGTAAAGAGCTCTTCAGAGGTCGAGATCAAGGAGGCCTTGCTTAGGAGGTTAGAGATACTGAGGAGCTTAAATATTTTCGAGGGAAAGGTGGGCGTGAAGGAGCTTCTATTAACTAAGGCTAGGCTGAATTTAAGCGAACTTCCTTATGAGGCTAGAAGGTTAGCGGTCAACATCATCTTGAGGCTAGTGTACAACGTAGCCCCAGAGGCCGGTGGAGGCATCCTAGTTATAGAGGAGGCCGAGAACGTCATCCCAGCTAGGAGGTTTGAGGCCCCTCCCTCAAGCGGAGAAATTATATTAAACGAGCTTCGTAAGTGGAATTTCTCAATAATAGCCGTCGCCCAGTTGCCATCGCAAGTGAGCATAGATTCATTCAGGAACTGTGAGTACATACTCATACACAGGGTTAGGCTTACGCCTCTAGAAACCTCTTGGCTAGGACTTAGTGAAGAGGAGGCTCATAAGCTAGCAAGGCTGAGGACAGGGGAGCTCTTACTTATTCAGAGGGGGCGCAAGAAGTGGTTAAGAGTACCTACGCACCGAGCAAGGGGGCGCATAGAGAACTATGAGGAGGCAAGGCGGCCTAATCGTTCAATCCACGCTAACGAAGTCAGCATAGAAGTACTTGAGGGAGGGGTCGAGGTACTACGCGGGAAGCTCGAGGCACTCGAAGAGGAGGTCAAGGACGTTAAGTCCCTGATACTCCTACTACCCTCGCTAAGCATTTCAAGAGAGGAAGGGTTAATTATAATTAGGGAGAGAGGGCGCCTAGAAGAAAGCGAGGTCTCTCTAGTTAAGAGGGCCCTCAAGTGGCTTGGAGGAATTGAAGAGGTTGTAGTCGAAGGAAGAAGGTGTTGGTTTATAAGAAGGGACCGTACTTGA